In one Geoglobus acetivorans genomic region, the following are encoded:
- a CDS encoding aspartate/glutamate racemase family protein, giving the protein MKRIGIIGGLSPESTLYYYREFIRLSRENFESNVYPEVVIYSINFSEFLNSDWETRLKILSSAVKSLERAGAELLAIASNTPHKVLPELKEIADSDFVSIIDAVAGRAEEIGAKRLLLTGTRTTMKEEFYRKELEKSGFEVTIPDEVDEIHSIIFEDLVFGNLRRKKRLVEIINKYDADAVILGCTELPIAIGEGDVKMRVIDSAREHVKLILRKAIE; this is encoded by the coding sequence ATGAAAAGAATTGGAATTATTGGTGGACTGAGTCCCGAGTCCACCCTGTATTACTACCGGGAGTTCATCCGGCTTTCGAGAGAGAACTTTGAAAGCAACGTTTATCCGGAAGTGGTGATATACAGCATCAACTTCTCCGAATTTCTTAATTCTGACTGGGAGACAAGGTTAAAGATTCTCAGCAGTGCAGTAAAATCACTTGAAAGGGCAGGAGCAGAGCTGCTCGCAATCGCATCCAACACACCGCACAAAGTCCTTCCAGAGCTTAAGGAGATTGCAGACTCCGACTTCGTAAGCATAATCGATGCGGTGGCTGGAAGGGCAGAAGAGATCGGAGCGAAAAGGCTGCTCCTCACAGGAACCAGAACAACCATGAAAGAAGAATTCTACAGAAAGGAGCTTGAAAAATCCGGATTTGAGGTCACAATTCCAGACGAGGTGGATGAGATCCATTCAATAATCTTCGAAGACCTCGTTTTTGGAAACTTGCGGAGAAAAAAGAGGCTCGTGGAGATTATCAACAAATACGATGCCGATGCTGTAATTCTCGGATGCACTGAACTCCCGATCGCCATCGGTGAAGGAGACGTGAAAATGAGGGTGATAGATTCTGCCAGAGAGCATGTCAAACTGATACTGAGAAAAGCCATTGAATGA
- a CDS encoding molybdopterin-dependent oxidoreductase gives MLPPGQFEEEKLRVLNISSVPEIDADDYMLRIGGCVDSELELSYGDLLEMRQVEVEIPAHCVEGWSVTGLKWGGVPVEEIISLSRPAEAKFVLLKCIDGYTTCVSLDYFQRGIFALRLNGQTIPPEHGYPVRAVIPDLYFWKSAKWVGEVEFLEEYVDGYWESRGYHSVGDAWLEQRRK, from the coding sequence ATGCTCCCACCCGGACAGTTTGAAGAGGAAAAGCTCAGAGTGCTTAATATCTCATCCGTCCCAGAAATTGATGCTGATGATTACATGCTCAGAATTGGTGGATGTGTGGATAGTGAACTCGAACTTTCCTACGGGGACTTGCTGGAAATGAGACAGGTTGAGGTCGAAATTCCTGCACACTGCGTTGAGGGATGGAGCGTTACAGGGTTGAAATGGGGAGGGGTTCCGGTTGAGGAGATAATTTCTCTTTCCCGCCCTGCTGAAGCGAAATTCGTCCTTTTGAAGTGTATCGATGGATACACTACCTGCGTATCTCTGGACTATTTCCAGCGAGGAATTTTTGCCCTCAGACTGAACGGACAGACAATTCCTCCCGAACACGGGTATCCTGTCAGGGCGGTAATTCCAGACCTGTATTTCTGGAAGAGTGCAAAGTGGGTGGGAGAAGTGGAATTTCTCGAGGAGTACGTGGATGGGTACTGGGAGAGCAGGGGTTATCACAGCGTGGGTGATGCATGGCTTGAGCAGAGAAGGAAGTGA
- a CDS encoding EamA family transporter: protein MGTGRAGVITAWVMHGLSREGSDRTKWIVLTFTIIFWGLAFTAIKHAVQKLSPFELAFLRFLVADLLFILTVFLKGYRIRRKDIPTVFVLGFFGVTVYHVCLNAGEMYIPSGIASLIISTAPVFVLVLSAVFLKEGITYRKVAGIAIALVGVYVLSRPDSAGHLVGVLLVLISTISAAIYTVLGKSTLKRYSSGVLTSYVMLFGSVPLAIFAPSSFEKLLELDAVTILSVVFLGVFSTYLAYQGWYYVLKREEASRASVFLNAIPVVSIVAGSLLLSEPVTLSTLAGGTMILAGILMVLRAKS, encoded by the coding sequence ATGGGTACTGGGAGAGCAGGGGTTATCACAGCGTGGGTGATGCATGGCTTGAGCAGAGAAGGAAGTGACAGGACAAAGTGGATTGTTCTCACTTTCACGATAATTTTCTGGGGTCTTGCATTCACGGCTATCAAACATGCCGTCCAGAAGCTCAGCCCCTTCGAGCTTGCGTTTCTGAGGTTTCTGGTTGCCGATCTTCTTTTTATACTGACCGTGTTTTTGAAGGGATACAGAATCAGGAGGAAAGATATCCCCACGGTTTTCGTTCTTGGCTTTTTTGGGGTTACCGTCTATCACGTGTGCCTGAATGCAGGGGAGATGTACATCCCGTCGGGAATCGCCAGCCTCATCATCTCCACAGCTCCGGTATTCGTTCTTGTTCTCTCTGCCGTGTTTTTGAAGGAAGGGATAACTTACAGGAAGGTGGCGGGCATAGCGATTGCTCTGGTTGGTGTTTATGTTCTCTCGAGACCTGATAGTGCTGGACATCTGGTTGGAGTTCTTCTTGTACTGATTTCCACGATTTCTGCGGCAATATACACCGTTCTCGGCAAATCCACCCTGAAAAGGTATTCTTCAGGAGTTTTGACGTCCTACGTAATGCTCTTTGGCTCTGTGCCTCTCGCCATCTTTGCACCCTCTTCGTTCGAGAAGCTTCTGGAGCTTGATGCAGTCACCATTCTTTCGGTTGTTTTTCTGGGCGTATTTTCAACATATCTTGCATATCAGGGATGGTATTACGTCCTGAAAAGGGAGGAAGCGTCGAGAGCATCGGTCTTTCTCAATGCAATTCCTGTGGTTTCCATAGTGGCAGGCAGCCTTCTTTTGTCCGAACCGGTAACTCTATCGACTCTGGCTGGAGGGACGATGATACTTGCTGGAATTCTCATGGTGCTGAGGGCAAAAAGTTAA
- the priS gene encoding DNA primase catalytic subunit PriS: MPFVDTITKSYLKQKFSDYYSRNEVYTPERFETREWAFVSVDSIPEFIMHRHIAFQSEIELRGYLIKNTPLHAYFSSAYYEKPDAEKMDDKMWKGADLIFDIDADHLPKGGLEEAKKQIVRLYDLLESDFGIEDMMLVFSGGRGYHIHVHDEEFLALGSAERREIVDYVSLNGVSYDNLMLQSTQYSRVSGCIAKILENAIKRDMLTEIFRIKKKTAENLKDIFARNREKIYSGDFRTLPRTVRKSMEMVFEKCVDAVRIHVDPPVTADVKRLIRLPGSLHGKTSLRVTPLARDEIEEFEPFRDAVVFGDEQVRVRVLSNVKFKLKGEVFRLRAGRHELPEYAAVFLICRNRALYGW; encoded by the coding sequence ATGCCTTTTGTGGATACAATAACCAAATCCTACCTGAAACAGAAATTTTCGGATTACTATTCCAGAAATGAGGTTTACACCCCTGAGAGATTTGAGACCAGAGAATGGGCTTTTGTAAGCGTCGATTCCATTCCTGAATTTATCATGCACAGGCACATTGCATTCCAGAGCGAAATCGAACTCAGAGGCTATCTTATTAAAAACACACCGCTCCATGCATATTTCTCATCTGCATACTACGAAAAGCCGGATGCGGAAAAAATGGACGATAAGATGTGGAAGGGTGCAGACCTCATATTCGACATTGATGCAGACCACCTGCCTAAGGGTGGACTTGAGGAGGCGAAAAAGCAGATTGTAAGGCTTTATGATCTGCTGGAATCTGATTTCGGGATTGAGGATATGATGCTTGTGTTCTCGGGAGGAAGGGGATATCACATACACGTCCATGATGAGGAATTCCTCGCTCTCGGCTCCGCTGAGAGAAGAGAGATTGTGGACTATGTATCTCTTAACGGAGTTTCGTACGATAATCTCATGCTTCAGTCAACCCAGTATTCCAGGGTGTCTGGCTGCATTGCAAAAATACTTGAGAATGCAATAAAAAGAGACATGCTTACTGAAATTTTCAGGATAAAGAAGAAAACTGCCGAAAATCTGAAGGATATTTTTGCCAGAAACAGGGAGAAAATATACTCTGGAGACTTCAGGACCTTGCCCAGAACCGTCAGAAAATCAATGGAGATGGTTTTTGAAAAGTGTGTGGATGCAGTACGGATTCACGTGGATCCGCCCGTTACCGCTGACGTGAAAAGGTTGATCAGACTGCCCGGGTCGCTCCACGGGAAAACGTCTTTGAGAGTTACACCTCTCGCCAGAGATGAGATTGAGGAATTCGAACCATTCAGAGATGCTGTCGTGTTTGGGGATGAGCAGGTTAGAGTCAGAGTGCTCAGCAATGTAAAGTTTAAATTGAAAGGCGAAGTATTCAGGCTCAGGGCGGGCAGACATGAGCTGCCGGAATATGCAGCAGTATTCCTGATATGCAGGAACAGAGCACTGTACGGGTGGTGA
- a CDS encoding 50S ribosomal protein L44e, translated as MKYPKKVKTYCRYCNKHTVHEVERVSKGRQSSLRWINRQKKRKGKVGNLGKFSKVPGGDKPTKKVNIRWRCTECGKAEHRPTWRAKRFELVG; from the coding sequence ATGAAGTATCCGAAAAAGGTCAAGACATATTGCAGATACTGCAACAAGCATACTGTTCATGAAGTGGAAAGGGTAAGCAAGGGCAGGCAGAGTTCGCTCAGATGGATTAACAGGCAGAAGAAGAGGAAAGGCAAGGTTGGCAACCTCGGAAAGTTCAGCAAGGTTCCTGGTGGAGATAAGCCAACAAAGAAGGTGAACATCAGATGGAGATGCACCGAGTGCGGTAAGGCAGAACATCGCCCCACCTGGAGAGCCAAGAGGTTTGAACTTGTGGGGTGA
- a CDS encoding 30S ribosomal protein S27e: MNRFLKVKCPDCENEQVVFERASTYVKCLVCGRTLLEPTGGKARLKAEVLQAFV; encoded by the coding sequence ATGAACAGGTTCCTGAAGGTGAAGTGTCCGGACTGTGAGAATGAGCAGGTTGTGTTTGAGAGAGCATCCACATACGTGAAGTGCCTCGTTTGCGGGAGAACCCTCCTTGAGCCGACCGGAGGGAAGGCGAGACTGAAAGCAGAGGTGCTTCAGGCATTTGTCTGA
- a CDS encoding N-glycosylase/DNA lyase, producing MSEPVLSLISSIEEVENQAGHVISERIGQFLDLNRKGNEEWFSELCFCILTANSSAELGIKIQNEIGDGFLYLSEGELEKELKRLGHRFWRTRAEFIVRARKFSRIRDIVVDSIESSGVIEAREWLVKNIKGIGYKEASHFLRNVGYFDLAILDRHILAVMHKYGILDEIPKTLTKKRYLEIEQKFVEIADLAGMKPGILDLYVWYMRTGRVLK from the coding sequence TTGTCTGAACCTGTTCTTTCTTTAATTTCTTCCATTGAAGAGGTTGAAAATCAGGCTGGCCATGTTATTTCAGAGAGAATTGGGCAGTTTCTCGATCTGAACAGAAAGGGTAATGAAGAATGGTTTTCCGAGCTGTGTTTTTGTATTCTCACTGCCAACAGCTCTGCTGAGCTTGGCATAAAAATTCAGAACGAAATTGGGGATGGATTTCTTTATCTGTCTGAAGGCGAACTTGAAAAAGAGCTGAAAAGGCTGGGACACAGATTCTGGAGGACGAGAGCGGAATTCATTGTCAGGGCAAGGAAATTTTCCAGGATCAGAGACATCGTGGTAGATAGCATCGAGAGCAGTGGTGTGATTGAAGCGAGAGAGTGGCTTGTCAAAAACATTAAGGGCATAGGCTATAAAGAGGCCAGCCACTTTCTCAGGAACGTCGGTTATTTTGACCTTGCAATTCTCGACAGGCACATTCTTGCTGTGATGCACAAATATGGCATACTTGATGAGATTCCGAAAACCCTAACGAAGAAGAGGTACCTTGAGATCGAGCAGAAGTTTGTTGAGATAGCTGATCTGGCCGGAATGAAGCCGGGAATCCTTGATCTTTATGTGTGGTATATGCGAACAGGCAGGGTGCTTAAATAG
- a CDS encoding hydantoinase/oxoprolinase family protein, translating into MIVGIDVGGTNTDVAFLSENQVKTFKFPNEYGVENILDRISREVDIKRSRLIISTSVPLNALTSEFDRIKVLSLVFPGPGLDYSRYGIVLRGYVNHRGIYVEEIDEDEIVKALESGEYDALAISSKFSIRNPVIEHKVSEVARRFIDGDRIALSHHVGLINFPLRINTTILNAKIAEKVKKLTESVKEIKEEFFYYKGDGGIIPWQIALRNPLELYNSSPAAVAYGAYFLTGIKDALVIDIGGTTTDFVLLKEGAPEVEEKVEINGMRTHVRCVRSLSLPYGGDSLYSGSLMPYRDGKSVAFGGDAPTLTDLLNALGAEIGSFQRSREKVGREEAEREVEKYVNSVAEVVRNYPAKTIIGTGYLAQHLVPRIAEAAGKRYTIPEHYGSANAVGVAVSRISLTLYARFDTERRLAIFNGEVDQEQFESISGHPDDEELVELAIERAKELALKYGANERDLADIDVMYFNSFNIVKGGIKRGKIVDVIVQIKPGLCCDVL; encoded by the coding sequence ATGATAGTGGGTATAGATGTCGGGGGGACAAATACCGATGTAGCGTTTCTCTCAGAAAATCAGGTTAAAACCTTCAAATTTCCAAATGAGTACGGTGTTGAAAACATTCTGGACAGGATTTCCAGAGAGGTGGACATTAAGCGGTCCAGATTGATCATAAGCACGTCTGTCCCTCTCAATGCCCTTACAAGCGAGTTTGACAGGATAAAGGTTTTGTCTCTCGTTTTTCCCGGTCCCGGACTGGATTACAGCCGTTATGGCATCGTCCTGAGGGGTTACGTCAATCACAGGGGCATTTATGTTGAGGAGATTGACGAGGATGAGATTGTAAAGGCTCTGGAAAGTGGAGAATATGATGCGCTGGCAATCTCGTCAAAGTTTTCGATAAGAAATCCGGTTATAGAACACAAGGTTTCGGAGGTGGCCAGGAGGTTCATAGATGGAGACAGGATAGCCCTGAGCCACCACGTTGGCCTGATAAACTTTCCCCTGAGGATAAATACCACAATTCTGAATGCAAAGATCGCTGAAAAGGTTAAAAAACTCACGGAGAGTGTTAAGGAGATCAAAGAGGAATTTTTCTATTACAAGGGGGATGGCGGAATAATACCCTGGCAGATAGCCCTGAGAAATCCTTTGGAACTTTACAACTCGAGTCCAGCGGCGGTGGCTTACGGAGCGTATTTTCTGACAGGAATTAAGGATGCTCTCGTCATTGATATTGGAGGAACGACGACAGATTTCGTTCTTTTGAAAGAAGGGGCACCGGAAGTTGAGGAAAAGGTGGAAATCAATGGTATGAGGACCCATGTGAGGTGTGTGAGGAGCCTTTCACTTCCCTATGGAGGGGATAGCCTCTACAGCGGTTCTTTGATGCCATACAGGGATGGGAAATCCGTGGCTTTTGGAGGAGACGCCCCGACCCTGACAGACCTGCTCAATGCTCTGGGGGCAGAGATTGGAAGCTTCCAGAGGTCGAGGGAAAAGGTTGGAAGGGAAGAGGCAGAAAGAGAGGTTGAAAAGTATGTGAATTCCGTAGCTGAGGTCGTCAGGAATTATCCGGCAAAGACGATAATCGGAACGGGATATCTCGCCCAGCACCTTGTTCCCAGAATTGCTGAGGCAGCGGGGAAGAGGTACACAATACCCGAGCATTACGGCTCGGCAAATGCCGTGGGTGTTGCGGTATCAAGGATAAGTCTCACGCTCTATGCCAGATTCGATACCGAGAGGAGGTTAGCAATATTCAACGGAGAGGTAGATCAGGAGCAGTTTGAGAGCATATCCGGGCATCCGGATGATGAGGAGCTTGTGGAACTTGCGATTGAGAGAGCTAAAGAACTGGCTTTGAAATATGGTGCAAATGAAAGAGATCTTGCAGACATAGATGTTATGTATTTCAACTCGTTCAATATAGTCAAGGGGGGCATAAAAAGAGGCAAGATTGTCGATGTTATCGTTCAGATAAAGCCGGGATTGTGTTGTGATGTGCTATGA
- a CDS encoding histone deacetylase family protein — MKTGIVYHPKYLEHEQSPTHPERRERLAYTLDQLMEEGIFDLENIVLLEPFEAEIQDVLEVHTREYVDFLIKTSETGGFIDLDTNVPVGLVDVALLAAGGAIRAAQAVIESEVDNAFAMIRPPGHHAKPHTGAGFCYLNNMAIMVRWIQKKGFRKVAIIDWDAHHGDGTQEIFYDDDSVLFISTHQMPLYPGTGYPYETGKGCGEGYTINVPLPPGTSDEGYFYVFEKVIEPVIREFEPDFIAVSAGQDNHFTDPITGLALTAKGYAEIMKRAVNLASELCEGRIVTVLEGGYSVEHALPYTNLGIIAAMAGMDISNIREPENYLSELRWRKKYYATDRVVENVEEVRKIHSKYWECFGDD, encoded by the coding sequence ATGAAAACCGGGATCGTTTACCATCCTAAATATCTGGAGCATGAACAGTCGCCAACTCACCCTGAGAGAAGGGAGAGACTCGCATACACTCTGGATCAGCTCATGGAGGAGGGTATCTTTGACCTCGAAAATATTGTCCTTCTCGAGCCTTTTGAAGCTGAGATTCAGGACGTGCTGGAGGTTCATACGAGAGAGTATGTTGACTTTCTGATTAAGACGAGTGAAACAGGGGGTTTCATCGATCTGGACACCAATGTGCCTGTCGGTCTTGTTGATGTGGCTCTGCTGGCTGCTGGAGGTGCAATAAGGGCTGCACAGGCTGTTATCGAATCAGAGGTTGACAACGCATTTGCAATGATTCGTCCACCAGGGCATCATGCAAAGCCCCACACCGGTGCCGGTTTCTGCTACCTCAACAACATGGCCATCATGGTCAGGTGGATTCAGAAAAAGGGCTTCCGGAAGGTGGCGATAATTGACTGGGATGCTCATCATGGGGACGGAACACAGGAGATATTTTATGACGATGATTCAGTTCTCTTCATCTCCACTCACCAGATGCCGCTGTATCCTGGAACAGGGTATCCGTACGAAACCGGAAAGGGTTGCGGTGAGGGATACACGATTAACGTACCTCTGCCTCCAGGTACGTCTGATGAGGGCTATTTCTACGTTTTTGAGAAGGTTATCGAGCCGGTCATCCGGGAATTTGAGCCCGACTTCATTGCGGTATCTGCCGGACAGGACAATCACTTCACCGACCCGATAACGGGCCTCGCACTGACTGCAAAAGGTTATGCCGAGATAATGAAGAGAGCCGTAAATCTTGCCAGCGAGCTTTGCGAGGGAAGGATCGTTACCGTTCTGGAAGGTGGATACAGTGTTGAGCATGCCCTTCCATACACGAATCTTGGAATAATCGCTGCTATGGCTGGGATGGATATTTCAAACATTCGGGAGCCAGAAAACTACCTGTCTGAACTCAGGTGGAGAAAGAAATACTATGCTACCGACAGGGTTGTGGAAAATGTTGAAGAGGTCAGGAAAATTCATTCGAAATACTGGGAATGTTTTGGGGATGATTAA
- a CDS encoding 4Fe-4S binding protein encodes MTVSFKPEYCTGCGLCEVTCPKSAINVIKTVSGYHADIEGCIDCGVCTVYCQYGALTLETSPFSQILDRIKYSKTEVNFENCVFCGKCAENCPRGAIDVEKRLEKDRVRLGYVRIGEGCIQCRNCVMFCPTDAVRIVRGRPEIDESKCIYCQICQGVCPKDVIEIHCDSCKVKFEYAVSGHVDVDIGCSLCGTCEEVCEFDAIHVNRIFEGEQSFDGDRCLGDECTICINVCPNSAISYEYGAGKIVAFDDSCNFCGKCEKYCPGNAIEIERFVSERYEEIHLPGKISDYHEIHPVIEVSSKCIGCHFCESVCKIAKEINLSEVRGEVEPESCTACGLCESVCPMDAIVVREKL; translated from the coding sequence ATGACAGTTTCCTTTAAGCCAGAATACTGCACGGGATGTGGGTTATGTGAAGTGACGTGCCCGAAATCGGCAATAAACGTCATCAAAACCGTTTCAGGTTATCACGCTGATATTGAGGGTTGCATTGACTGTGGTGTTTGCACAGTTTACTGCCAGTATGGTGCGCTGACACTTGAAACCTCACCTTTCAGCCAGATTCTTGACAGGATAAAATATTCCAAGACAGAAGTTAACTTTGAAAACTGTGTTTTTTGTGGAAAATGTGCTGAGAACTGTCCCAGGGGTGCAATCGACGTTGAAAAAAGACTTGAGAAGGACAGGGTCAGGCTCGGTTATGTTCGCATTGGAGAGGGGTGCATTCAGTGCAGGAACTGTGTGATGTTCTGCCCCACCGATGCCGTCAGAATAGTCAGGGGGAGGCCTGAGATTGACGAGAGTAAGTGTATTTACTGCCAGATCTGTCAGGGTGTCTGTCCCAAGGATGTTATTGAGATCCACTGTGATTCCTGTAAGGTCAAGTTCGAGTATGCTGTCTCCGGACACGTGGACGTTGATATTGGCTGTTCTCTCTGCGGAACGTGTGAAGAGGTCTGTGAGTTTGATGCCATTCATGTTAACAGAATATTCGAGGGAGAGCAGAGCTTTGATGGAGACAGGTGCCTTGGGGATGAATGCACGATCTGCATAAACGTCTGTCCAAACAGTGCGATATCATACGAATATGGAGCCGGGAAGATTGTTGCGTTCGATGACTCATGCAATTTCTGTGGCAAGTGTGAAAAGTACTGTCCGGGGAATGCGATAGAGATTGAAAGGTTCGTCTCCGAAAGGTATGAGGAAATCCATCTTCCGGGGAAGATAAGTGATTATCACGAGATTCATCCGGTCATAGAGGTCAGTAGCAAGTGCATAGGATGCCATTTCTGCGAATCTGTCTGTAAAATTGCTAAGGAAATCAACCTGTCTGAAGTCAGGGGTGAGGTCGAACCTGAGAGCTGCACAGCATGCGGGCTGTGTGAGAGTGTTTGCCCGATGGATGCCATAGTTGTCAGGGAGAAGCTGTAA
- a CDS encoding MoaD/ThiS family protein codes for MVVIELFATLRERYGKRVEVEAEDFEGAIRKASEVFGESFYSEVFEEDGSIRDDRIVLINGRNVKDLEKMPKLKKEDKISIFPPIAGG; via the coding sequence ATGGTTGTGATAGAATTATTTGCAACCCTGAGAGAGAGATACGGGAAGAGAGTTGAGGTTGAGGCGGAGGATTTTGAAGGGGCTATAAGGAAAGCATCTGAGGTTTTTGGTGAGAGCTTTTACAGCGAGGTTTTTGAAGAGGATGGTTCGATCAGGGATGACAGAATAGTTCTCATAAATGGCAGAAACGTTAAGGATCTTGAAAAAATGCCGAAGCTGAAAAAAGAAGATAAGATAAGTATATTTCCTCCGATCGCCGGTGGTTAG
- a CDS encoding ATP/GTP-binding protein, which translates to MEERIFVFAVGTAGSGKSYFTKAFSDYLDFKKIDHAIVNLDPGADYLPYEPDVDVREWFTVSDIMEKYSVGPNGAQIISADLIATRAQDIIDDLDLYSAEYVLVDTPGQMELFTMRSSGEIILRTFGVNNSVSVFLFDPVISQYPSGYISMIFLYSSAILRLNIPQIPVLSKSDLLPEHTLRKITGWSDDPESLYDDIQEEKSLSRDLFHVLKDLGLIRPIIPVSSVSGYGMDDIYDIIQEIYFSGEDLESIRY; encoded by the coding sequence ATGGAAGAGAGAATTTTTGTATTCGCCGTGGGAACTGCCGGTAGCGGAAAATCGTATTTCACCAAGGCTTTTTCAGATTACCTCGACTTTAAAAAAATAGACCATGCCATTGTCAATCTCGATCCCGGTGCTGATTATCTCCCATACGAGCCGGATGTCGACGTGAGAGAGTGGTTTACCGTATCGGACATCATGGAAAAGTACAGTGTCGGGCCAAACGGCGCTCAGATAATCTCAGCAGATCTCATTGCCACAAGGGCCCAGGATATAATCGATGATCTCGACCTTTACAGCGCAGAGTACGTCCTTGTCGACACTCCCGGACAGATGGAACTTTTCACGATGAGAAGCAGCGGAGAAATAATTCTGAGAACTTTCGGTGTGAATAATTCCGTTTCAGTGTTCCTTTTCGATCCCGTAATCTCCCAGTACCCATCAGGATACATCTCCATGATCTTCCTGTATTCCTCGGCAATACTGAGACTCAACATACCACAGATCCCTGTTCTGAGCAAGTCAGACCTCCTGCCCGAACACACGCTGAGAAAGATTACGGGCTGGAGCGATGACCCGGAATCGCTTTATGACGATATTCAGGAGGAAAAAAGCCTTTCAAGAGATCTGTTCCACGTCCTGAAGGACCTCGGACTGATCAGGCCCATCATCCCGGTTTCTTCAGTAAGCGGTTACGGAATGGACGACATATACGACATCATTCAGGAGATTTATTTCAGCGGGGAGGACCTCGAGAGCATAAGGTACTAA
- a CDS encoding DsrE/DsrF/DrsH-like family protein, whose translation MGKLAIVLASGELEKLQAASIIASVASTLGNEVVVFATMDGLLAFRKDVVENKAWKTAGDLGKGMLESNVPLFVDTFRQAKEVGNLKMYACGMIMDMLKMSKDDFVDIFDDVVGVSAFLGMIEGAQVLFI comes from the coding sequence ATGGGGAAACTGGCTATAGTTCTGGCAAGTGGGGAGCTTGAAAAGCTCCAGGCAGCAAGCATCATTGCAAGTGTGGCCTCAACCCTGGGAAATGAGGTTGTGGTCTTTGCAACAATGGATGGATTGCTCGCTTTCAGAAAGGATGTTGTTGAGAATAAGGCGTGGAAGACTGCCGGAGACCTCGGCAAGGGCATGCTGGAAAGCAATGTGCCCTTATTCGTGGATACATTCAGACAGGCCAAAGAGGTGGGGAACCTCAAGATGTACGCCTGCGGTATGATCATGGACATGCTCAAGATGAGCAAGGACGACTTTGTGGACATATTCGACGACGTCGTTGGAGTTTCGGCATTCCTTGGAATGATTGAGGGTGCACAGGTTCTGTTTATCTGA
- a CDS encoding sulfurtransferase TusA family protein encodes MEVKADRVVDARGSYCPGPLMELIKAIREEDVGKIIEVWSSDESSAKDIPEWVKKAGHELVGVFEADGYWRIVVKKTR; translated from the coding sequence ATGGAGGTTAAGGCTGATCGAGTTGTGGATGCAAGGGGCAGCTACTGTCCGGGACCGCTCATGGAGCTGATCAAGGCCATCAGGGAGGAGGACGTTGGCAAGATAATCGAGGTCTGGTCGAGTGATGAAAGCTCAGCCAAAGACATTCCGGAATGGGTTAAAAAGGCTGGACACGAGCTTGTAGGAGTTTTTGAGGCGGACGGATACTGGAGAATTGTCGTGAAGAAAACCAGATAA